A genomic window from Dermacentor silvarum isolate Dsil-2018 chromosome 9, BIME_Dsil_1.4, whole genome shotgun sequence includes:
- the LOC119464653 gene encoding putative phospholipase B-like 2, with translation MASLAAEYGDWFTYDRCPRALMFKRGFKDPSDIERVLDFVRYNNYENDPLAVCAACSPKYNAENALSARSDLNPSVGRYPFFEMGLRPHGGTDAKVVNSTMMAHHSLWTQCGPTWYEKQSFSWSASPFTSVPHVGQPDDWRFPPALKEWPDHVTLNTTELPSFL, from the exons ATGGCAAGCCTGGCCGCCGAGTACGGCGACTGGTTCACCTACGACAGGTGTCCGCGTGCGCTGATGTTCAAGAGAGGCTTCAAGGACCCGAGTGACATAGAACGAGTTTTGGACTTTGTCAG GTACAACAACTACGAGAACGACCCGCTGGCCGTGTGTGCCGCGTGCAGTCCCAAGTACAATGCCGAGAACGCCCTGTCTGCACGGAGTGATCTGAACCCATCGGTGGGTCGGTACCCGTTCTTCGAGATGGGCCTGCGGCCGCACGGAGGCACCGACGCTAAG GTAGTCAATTCGACGATGATGGCTCACCACAGCCTGTGGACCCAGTGCGGCCCAACCTGGTACGAGAAACAATCCTTCTCCTGGAGCGCATCACCATTCACGTCTGTGCCGCATGTTGGACAGCCGGACGACTGGCGCTTTCCACCTGCCCTTAAAGAGTGGCCCGATCACGTGACGTTGAACACCACAGAGTTACCCTCCTTCCTATGA